In the genome of Nitrosopumilus sp., one region contains:
- a CDS encoding Xaa-Pro peptidase family protein, which yields MRQRRRNLLKFAQKIDCDTLVTFEPENLFYMTGFWGEAIGLLEKNGKTTIIAPELEVGRAREESEDCDVITAERGEGLITSLVKKIKKNSVCTDCQNYSVMMSLKKSIPKIKSTTEPFYNARIIKDEKEIRILKKASRIIDEMFEICSKKMKIGQKESELQTILMTYAMEQEMFDTGYKSTLNPLIIAGGPNGALPHAQVTNRKFKKGELVVTDLTLRYKGYVSDATRTFALGKISTQANEAYEIVKESQKLGLKTVKPNIDCKDIDSACRNYIEEKNFGQYFIHSTGHGIGLEVHELPTISYRSTTKLKENMAITVEPGIYIQNKFGIRIEDSLIVKQRPIIMHKFTKDLVTV from the coding sequence ATGAGACAGCGAAGAAGAAATCTTCTCAAATTTGCTCAAAAGATTGATTGTGATACTCTGGTAACATTTGAGCCTGAAAATCTCTTTTACATGACTGGATTTTGGGGCGAGGCAATAGGATTACTAGAAAAAAATGGGAAAACTACTATTATTGCACCTGAACTTGAAGTCGGAAGAGCAAGAGAAGAATCTGAAGATTGTGATGTAATTACAGCTGAAAGAGGAGAAGGTCTAATTACATCATTAGTTAAGAAAATAAAAAAAAATTCTGTTTGTACTGATTGCCAAAACTATTCAGTAATGATGTCATTAAAAAAATCAATCCCAAAAATCAAATCTACAACTGAACCATTTTACAATGCTCGTATTATCAAAGATGAGAAAGAAATTAGAATTCTCAAAAAAGCTTCAAGAATCATTGATGAAATGTTTGAAATTTGTTCAAAAAAGATGAAAATAGGTCAAAAAGAGTCTGAATTACAAACAATTCTAATGACATATGCAATGGAGCAAGAAATGTTTGATACAGGTTACAAATCTACATTAAATCCATTAATTATTGCTGGAGGTCCAAATGGAGCACTACCACATGCTCAAGTGACAAATAGAAAATTCAAAAAAGGTGAACTTGTAGTTACTGATCTTACTTTAAGATACAAAGGATATGTTTCTGACGCAACCAGAACTTTTGCACTAGGAAAAATCTCTACTCAAGCTAATGAAGCATATGAAATTGTTAAAGAATCTCAAAAGCTTGGTCTAAAAACTGTTAAACCAAACATTGATTGTAAAGATATTGATTCCGCATGCAGAAACTATATTGAAGAAAAAAATTTTGGACAATATTTTATTCATTCAACAGGTCATGGAATTGGATTAGAAGTTCATGAACTCCCAACTATATCTTACAGAAGCACAACGAAACTAAAGGAAAACATGGCAATTACTGTTGAACCTGGAATCTATATCCAAAATAAATTTGGAATACGAATAGAAGATTCATTGATTGTAAAACAACGACCAATAATCATGCACAAATTCACTAAAGATTTAGTCACTGTTTGA